In Fusarium oxysporum f. sp. lycopersici 4287 chromosome 13, whole genome shotgun sequence, the DNA window AGCGGCTCATTCGACGTCGCGTAGCTTGAGGAATTGATTGGAAAATGTACGGAGCGGAATGCTacaacttcatcttcaaagaCAGTAAGCCGTTGCAGTTTGCTAGTATAATTATCCCATTAGATAATCAGTCCTATTTAAGCCTATGATTCAATTACGACATAAAGTCTTTTAATAAATGTAGAGAATTTTGATAAATGTATATTAAAATTCAGATAACTTTCACATGCTTCAGCACTTGTGTAAAAGAAGCTTTATTAACAACCAAGACTTGTATTTACTCAGTTGTATACACTAAAGAAGAAGCCCACAATGTGCGAGCAGTACAAACAGATTACAGCATCTGAATCTGTCAGTCACATCATACATATAGCCAGCAGGGTCCTTTGATACTGCAACAAATCGATCCGCCTTACTAATACCATCCTGGATGTCGTCGATGTTTTACCCATGATACCACAAAGGTCACCACTCTAACATTCAGTTAGCGCCGCGTAGAATCCTCCAAGCGGAAGACGGGGATGCCAGATGCCATAAGAAATTTCAGAGGCGAAACGGCACCATCTGCCGCGAAACGGTTATATAAGTTGCCATCggcatccttctcatcggTTGTAAGCACCACAGGGTTTTTATTAGGGTCGCCAACAAGGAAGCAGGGAAGAAGGGTATTCCCCCAGAGACCGTAGAAGTCGGCCCGGCTCACTTGTATGACGGTTAGCTGTTGGGTACCTTGTATGGTTGAGGGACTTGACTCACTGCTGCCAGCTTCATCAACTGCAAGGCCTCGGGCAAGAGTTCTCTTCCAATGAGTGATAGGTGAGACTTCAGCATCGGAAGGATGCACACAGAGAAAGTCGGCCTGGCACATAATTTCACACAACACATCATCAATATTGGAAACAGCGCCGAGGGTGGCGGCGTATTGCTGCGAACTGATCTGCCCAGTCGCCCACTACTTCCGTTAGTACAATCTTAACACTGGGTAACCATCAACAATGGCACTTTACCTGACGTAGATGCAACAGAGTTGGACGTGTGTCGATATCGGCCTGGAGATTTACTAGTCCTGGCTTAGAGTCTACGTGGAGCGGTGGTACGGCGTTCGAGCGCAGGACTACCAAGAACCAGTACGCTAAAGAAAGATGTAGCTTCCAGTGACTTTCTGGGAAGAACTCACCCCTGCGGGCAGCCCGATCAACATCCTGAGGGTCCCTCAATAGCTGGGTAACGGCGTTGATTTCGTCGCCAGGCCTGTAAATTCGGATGACAAGGCGATGGTGGCATCTCTCCGCATCGCCCGCAGGCATGACCGTGTTGTATCTTGCGGCTACCGCTCGTGCTCTCTGGTCCAAGCGATGCGCAAAAATATCTATCGACGCATGTGAGGGACCAGAACACAGCATCTGGCCGAGCTGAACCTGCATCGCcagggctgctgcagctcCGAAGGTTGTCTTTCCGGATCCTGGTGGCTGAAGAGATTTACGAGTATCAATCTGCGGTGGATGCGAAGGGAAACGAGGGACTTacgccgatgatgagaccaaTGTTGAGCTCACGACCCATCAAATACTCGCGAAAGCGCTTTCTGTGATGGTACCGGCCTCTTCGATGATGCACTGCATTAAGTAACGATCATCATACAGTCTGTAACACATACTAGGCAGGGCGCCAATGCTCAAGCCGTTTGTCTTTCTGGATAGCACTTCGTAGAAGCCCGTACCGCGAACAACGGCCCTATGCAAATCCATCTGGAACATTACCCTATCGTACGTCTGCCTTTGGTTCGTATTGAGCATATGCGTTGCAATGAGATTTCCCGCACCGTCCAAAGCCATGCGCCACGCCTGTCGGTTTGTTGGGAGTGCGGATGGCGCAAACATACGCATGTTGTTGACCTTTCTTTCCACTTCTGCCATTCCCGAATCAAAAACGAGGGAAACGGAGTTCTAGTTCTGTGTTCACTGTGCAAGAGCTTTATCGGCGGTTCGGCGGTTGGGATAGTGGCGGATGAGAATGCGCGGAACGGAGGCGGCGCGGACGCGTACGATAAGCTCGTGGTCCTGAATCGGATGTGTTCTCAGTTCAGGAGCCGAATTGTTGCTTCCTATGATCTTGCCCGTCCTACGAAGTGCAATCATCAATTCATGTTCTGAGGCTCGTGAGAAACGTCAACTTACCAGAGAGCTGGCCCAGTATGTCCAGGAGTAGAGATATCATGAATCTTTACTTTGATGAGAGGATTGCCTGCAGTCAGCCGCAGCCATGCGAGATCATGGAGGTCTCTCCATGCCTTAGGCACAAGGACCACAAGGTGGACGGCATGGCCTTCTGAGATCACACGAATTGGTGTGACAAAGTATGCAAGTAGTCGCTCTTCGGCAATCTGTAGTTACATAAGGCCTTATTGACGTCGATCGGACGATGTATTACATACTAGTTCAGCTTCCCGGTGTACCCAGAGAGTGTCCTGGATAACGCTTTGGTTTATGGCCGTGATGTGCGCGTCGTCGTTGTCATAGCTATCATGTTCATTAGTCCACGTGGTACTCCAAGTGAAACGGATTAACTGACGCATAACAAGGGGGGAAATCTCCGCCTGTTTTCTTGTCAACGAGGGTCTTCATTTCTTGAACGTCGGCTGGCTGGCATGGGTAGCCATACGTAAATAGCCCAGGGAGATTTTGGTCCCCCATGCTCTCCCTACATGACGCGATAGGGAGTTCGacgatgaaggagaaggcgcGCTGGTGTAGCACCTCGAGAACGACACACCGTTGATCCTCCCGTGGTAATTCACCCACACTTGGAGTTTAGGGTCGGGAGAGTTGAAATACTCCTTTCTGTAGCCCTCGATCGTTGGATGGGAAGAATCGTCGTCTCACAATAAGGTAGGTGAAACCTTGCCAGTCTTCAACCTTGGGAAATCTGGTCTGGATCACTGCCGGGACTGGCAGGTGACTGCAGGAAATACTCGCGCGCGGAAACTTTACTGTGATGGTGAAGTCTGATGGAACAGGCTTGTCGCTGCTGGGATCGTCTGGAATCAAGGGTCAGATGTGCTATATCAGCTGTTCTTGAACTGTCTCTCTTACATGCATAGCACACACCTCTCCCCTCTTTTTCACTTGTGACCTGGCCAGGATCACGAGGAAAGGTCAGGGTGAACTCAAAGTAAGGATTCACATCCTCCTTGGTGTAGTGGTGCATACGCCGAGCTGCAGCGCCTCCGGGGGCTGTTTGAGATATCGGCGAGGGGCAGAGTCCAATTCCTGCAGAAGAAATTCCTATTTTTGTCTTTGTCACTGAGAGCCCCCTGGTCGACGAAGTTTGATTATGTCTTGGAGTGGTGAAAGGTCGGTCTTGATCTGCTTGGCTAGCTCCGGTATTCGCTGCACGATGGGCATGAATAGGAAGCTGTATGCGTGATCTTTTTGAACTTCCCTGCTTGATCATGGAGACAAATCCNNNNNNNNNNNNNNNNNNNNNNNNNNNNNNNNNNNNNNNNNNNNNNNNNNNNNNNNNNNNNNNNNNNNNNNNNNNNNNNNNNNNNNNNNNNNNNNNNNNNNNNNNNNNNNNNNNNNNNNNNNNNNNNNNNNNNNNNNNNNNNNNNNNNNNNNNNNNNNNNNNNNNNNNNNNNNNNNNNNNNNNNNNNNNNNNNNNNNNNNNNNNNNNNNNNNNNNNNNNNNNNNNNNNNNNNNNNNNNNNNNNNNNNNNNNNNNNNNNNNNNNNNNNNNNNNNNNNNNNNNNNNNNNNNNNNNNNNNNNNNNNNNNNNNNNNNNNNNNNNNNNNNNNNNNNNNNNNNNNNNNNNNNNNNNNNNNNNNNNNNNNNNNNNNNNNNNNNNNNNNNNNNNATAAATACACTCGACTTCATCCACTTGTGAGAAGACTATCGGAAACTTGTCTCCGGGGCAGGCAAAAAACCCAAGACCTCTACCCTAAGTGAGAATAAAACTTAGGTAAGCTTAGTAAACTTTGACAATCTTAGTATATTTTAGGATTAATTTAGACCAGTGAGTCTTTGAACCCTGATCAATGTCAGAAGTCCTTTTGCTCCTTCTGGCCCCGGAAGTAGTTGCTCGTGGTAGTGCAGTTGAGCATATATTGTTTGAGTCTGGTCGGTGTATGTTATCGCGAGCGGTCCAATCGAAGGCAGAATAGAGATGCAGAGTATGACCAAGCAGCTTGGAAATAGGTTGACGAATGGCCAAGAGCTCATGCTATGGTTCAACCAAGCACGATTGATAGGTTTGAACATCGCGGTAAGAGTGGAAAGTTGGGAATAAAATGGGCTGTCTTGCGACTCCGAgtaataagtaaataaatattattcATGGTGACATAAATTCAACTTATGTTTGAACTACTATGACCCAGTACACACATGATCCGGTGTTATCTACAGAGCATTACACAGTTCGCCGCTACCCATGTTGAGAGAAGGGCCGGATGCAAACTCCAGGTCTCACTTCGATCCCCCTGTTTGTGCTCACTGACACTTTGGAAGGTTACTTAATCCCTTTGAGTCGTGAAGAGAAATGCCTGAGATGCGTATTGTCAAACCTATGCAGATCGGTCGTCGGTAGGGGGTATATACAGCGACATTGAGTGTGGTCGACAGCCGTCGTGAGTGGGGCTATTGCAGATCATAGTGCGAGCCTTCGCGTTAGGGCATGTCCCATTATGAACTCTGAGGTGCTCAATCTCTTGGGTGATTGGCGGTGCGCTTCATGCGATAGCCTGGACTACAGTTTGCCACTCTCTTGCTACAGCGTGGAGTTCTATCTACTCTCGGAAGCCGCACACAATGTGTGGGCTGGCAATCTCCCATGGCTTGACTTGACGACCAACTTGATCCTGGTCGGGGAGTTTTCAACTGGGAAGTTCGAGGACAAGGAAAGAACACATTCCGCTAGCTGTATCAGGGTGGACGAAGAACCAAGGCGCAACACCAAGTTGTGCGGGCTAGCTTTGTCTTGTTCAAAATGCACTTCAAGTAATTGTTCAAAGAAAAGCTTCAGTAGCCTCCTCCGTGCCTGTATTTCGATTCTATCAGAGCAGGGGGGGGAGGCTACGTTCAGTGATTGCGGTCGTTTCAATCTGTGAACATGCTGCGGCGGGCGGAACAAGCAGAGCCGCTTCCCTGTTTGCAGTTTAATAGATTGCCAGCATCTGTGTGACCACATGTCGGTAGTCCCCCCCTACGCGTGTGCCAAGTGGCTTGTAAGTCAGTACACTTGACTTGTGTCCCGTGCGCGATCTTGGGCTGTGTCGTAGAGTGTGCTTCGTTATGGGCTCATGGCCAATCGCTGAAGCTTGCCTCATCTCGTGGCTGATTTGGTTGCCAGGGCTTTACCGCTCCATCAGACCAATAGACGCTGCAACTCGGTCGTTGTCAATTTCCTTGATCAGATAATTCTCAGATAGAATGCCTGGAAGCCAAGGCTGACCGGCCAGCTTCTGAGCCCTCATCCAAAAGGTGCATGGTGCGACCTGGCAACCTCCTGCCCTCCCTCCGCCACTGGCAGCCTTCCAGCTTGTTCATCCTCCGAAGCAAAGCCCTAACCACTCGCTACACCTCGTTCTTCCCCGCACAAACCTCCTTCGTATCTCTTAATCTTTGAACGGGAGCCATCGTCCTCATTTATCACCATATCTTCACTCCACCAAGCCAGCTGTTCGCTGTGCACTCAGTATCATTTTCAACCCTCTCGATCACGCGTCGTCACTGCCTCAGTGCATGTGGGCTCTCGGCCGCTGAcctgaagagcaagaaccACATCTCGCTCACAGTGAGGAGTCAGGCAATCTCCAGTATGTCCACCGACCCCCAGAATGGAGAAGCTTCAAGCTGACTGCAACCCAAGTACAAGCCGGCTGCCAAGGCCTCACTCTCCGCAAGCCTCCCCTCCCCTTTCATTTCCTCTCGATGCCCTTTGCACTTCACGCCTGTTACCGTGCGATCCATCATCAGATGTCCCAGCACTGAGCCCTGGCTATTGTGACCCTGCACCATGACAAGCCTCATTCAACTATCCCTGCTATGCCCTTCGCTTGCAAATGCCCACGCGAATCTCGCGACAAATGGATACCTGTGGGAATTCAGTTGTGGAGCGGACATGGGACAACACCTGCCATCAGGATCTTCTCAACCGGCGCGGCTTCCAGGCGGCCTACAACCGAGTGGCCATTCCGGAGCTCCTCGAGCGTCTCAAGCAGGAGAATCACTCTGGCTCCGAAACTCCAGAGATCCTGCCATCCAGCTGCTCTCGAGAAAGACAAGTGAAACAAGTGAGTTTGCCACTCTTCGATAATTAGCAACATCCTGACCTTTTCTTGTAGCAACGacatcctcttcaccaacctCCGGTGCGAGATCATGAATACCATCGCCATGAACATAATCATTTCTACCCCCCGTTGCTCAGGTTTCAGCTCTAGCCAGTGGCCAGTCATCCACAGTGCCCATTTGATTGCTCTACCGGCCAGCAGTTTGGGCTCCCTCCTGTGGCTTCAAACAGCCTTGTTGCACAGAGGGATGTTGGGTTCGGCAACCCCAACGGCTTTGGTCGCTTCGACCCTCGCCGAATTGCGGGCGGTCTCAGCCTTGGTAGCTTCATGATCAAGTCTCCAGCCCTCTTGACAGACAGacaggcttgatccaggtAGGGCACTGGAGGCAGGAATCAGCTGTCACGTCCATCAACTCAAAATAACACTCTCAAAAACACACTTCAGGCAGCATACCAACTACCCACACAATAGCCCTGTCTCGGGATCAGGGTGAATTGGGGGTGGTTATGAATAGGGGCCCGCATCGAGCGTGGAATCGATGTTGGGCCGAATCGAGCGAGGCATCTAACGCTGCCTGCGGGCGAAAGGGTGTTCTCAAAGCTGGGGTAGGTTGGGTGATGAGAACTCGGCGTCGGATCAATCCATTTGTATTCTCAGGCTGTTTACAGCGAGATTACCAAGATGAAAGGCCAGGCCACCGAGTACATGACGAGCGTGGTGATTATAAGCTCTAAGCCACAGGTCTCAgctgcaaataacacatctagcTCACAATGATGAGTACATGACGAGTCCGTTCCCATGCATGGAGCCTTTTGTGATGCAATCCAGAGAAACAAGTAAGCGTGATGTTTCTACAAGTGATACGATGTTTCTGGCAGATACgcagagaaagaaaagcGCGTAGTATCCCTGTGAGCCATGGAGATTGAGGCCTCTTGTGAGTTTGGCTGTCGGATGCTTGCTAGGATTTGGGAGCCTGGGGCGTGGCATGAATCACTCTCATCTCCTTACCGTCAAGATTCACCTTCCGCTTAAACTCCATTTCCAGCAGACGTTCCACTGAATAACTGTAAGCACAATCTAATTTCGCCTAAAAGGCTGTTTCATCTCACTGACACATGGTGACAACGGTAGTTAAAGCCAATACATTTCTTTCCTCACTTATATTTGCACAACAATCCGTCCCTTGAACGCCGCATCCTCATAAATCTCAACAATATCAGGAATCTTCTCAAACGGCAACACTGTCAAATGCGACCTCACGCCCGCCTCCTCCACGaccttcatcatcctctccgTCGCCGCTCTCCCCGCCACGTAACTCCCCTTTATCGTCAACTCTCGAAACACAATCGGCGCCGCGTCGAACTGCCATGGATTCTGAGGAAGACCCAGTATTCCCAGCGTGCCTTTGATCCTCAGGATACTGAGCGCCCAGCCATTCGCTTCTAACGATGGGGTGCAGACAACCGCTGCTGCGACGCCCTCGCCGTTTGTGAAGTCATAGATGGCTTTTGATGCCGCTGCGATGTCGGAAGAATCCACAACAAGGTCAGGCTTCAGTGCTGAGTTCTCCACGTCTGATGCTAACTGTCGACCAGCTTCTCTGCTATCCACCGCAACGACCTTGAACCCTAGCGCTTTTGCGAACTGCACACCCAAGTGCCCGAGTCCACCAATACCCACGATCGCTATTGTCTCCCCTCTGCTCACTCCCGCTGTGGCGCCCTCAAGACTTCCCCATACTGTCGCTCCCGCACAAGTGAGCGGCGCAGCTTGCTCAAACGAGATCGAGTCCGGCAGTTTCACGGTTGTCTCCGGGTCAGCAGACGCATACTCCGCAAACCCTCCATCGTGCAAGAAGCCAGCTGTTTCTCGGTTATCACAGAATCTGGGATCAAGCTCTTCGCCTCTCCTTTGCGTCAAGCGACATCCTACACATGAGCTGCAAGCAtgcttgaagttgaggacGCCAACACGATCGCCGACTTTGAGATCGCCTTGGTAGTTGCTACCCAATTTGGCAACAACTCCAGCTATCTCATGAGATGGTATGAGGCCGATTGGCGCTGGTCTCTCGAACTCGCCTTGCAATGCTTGCAGGTCTGAGTGGCAAAATCCAGCAGCGTGAACCCGCACGAGAATGTCTGTGTCTCGGATGGAGGGCAGTGGACGCTCCCCAAAGGCATACGGTTTGTTATACTGGGAATTGTCAGCGCTCATTCATTCCGAATAATTCTGTGTAGTCATGCTCACCTCCGCGATATACGCCGCTCTCATTCGAGATGGCAATGCAGTGTTGGACGCCATCGCGATTGCTTCTCTTCGTTTCACAAAGTTCCCCGGTGTCAATCTCGAaaatcaacaacaagccTCTCTACTGTTACAAATCCGCAGAACCGATTGCCGTGTTATCTCCCGGCCTGGGCTCTGTCGCCACCCTACGTTATCCGTCATGTCATGGTGTTGGAGTACCCCAACAGGGATCTTGGGGTAAGTCTCCAGCCATGGTCAAGGTACTCCAACAGCTTGAGTGGACCACGAAACGGGTTGAGATTAAGAACAATATCCTGAGAAATGGCGGGGTTACTTTATCTATGTTGATAAACTGATAAGTTTACCTCTAGGTTGTGATTGTCTTGGCTAGTACGTTTCAACACCTCACGCCATTCCGCCTCGATCGACGCCGCAACCATGTCTGTTTTCTTCAAAGAGATTCTACCGTATGTTGACTCTTGAGCCGAATCATCACAGGGCATGAACAAAAACTAATAACTGTTTGCAGTGGTAACCCTGTTCAAGCAGGCGACGTCGAGGCCCTACTCGACCCCATCAATCTCACCATCCGCCCCGAAGAATCATCAGAATACCAACTCCTCCTCGCAGCTGTTCATGACTGCGCAGAACGTGTCTCCAATCTCCCCGACTATCAGCCCGTCCCGGATATCGAAAGATTCCCCCGTCAAAACATCCATCTTCCCGAAGAACACGAGCAAAGCTATGGTCATGCCTGGGCGCATCGTTTCATCATCGAAGGCGACAAGTCTTCGCGCTCTGCATTGGCGGGGAGGTCGGTTTGTCTGAAAGACTGTATCGCTGTAGCTGGTGTGCCGCAGTTCTTTGGAAGCGATGCGTTTCCCGCTTGGACACCGTCAACTGATGCCACTGTTGTCACGAGAGTCCTTGAAGCAGGGGCTGTGATTACGGGAACAGCGACATGTGAAAACTTCTGCAACTCGACATCATCTTTCACAAGCGCCCAAGGAACGATCGATAATCCGCGCAAAGAGGGATATTCCGCTGGTGGTAGTACCTCTGGAGGCGCAGCCCTTGTCACGGGCGGTCTGGCCGATATAGCAATTGGTACAGATCAAGGAGGCAGTATCCGTGTACCAGCCTCACTATGCGGTTGCGTCGGGTTCAAGCCAACGCATGGACTTGTCCCATATACAGGTATCACGAGTGGCGATCAGATTGATGATCATGCCGGACCCCTCGCCCGGACAGTTGACGAAGTTGCTGCTTGCTTGGACGTCATTGCAGGATACGACGGCATTGACGACCGATCACTTGGTGCACCATCAGCAGGATCTTTCGACTTCTTGGGCTCATTGGCCGGTGCATCCGTCAAGAACCTCCGAATCGGCGTTCTGAAAGAAGGCTACAACAATGATCTGGTACAGCCAGGTGTAAAGCAAACCTTTTTCGACACAATAAACCGACTCAAATCTCTCGGTGCTACTGTCGAAGAGGTTTCGATTCCCCTTCATAAAGAAGGCCCTTCAATATGGACCATCCAGCAACGCATATCCGGCTCGACAGGCATCCTGGGCCAAGCTAATGGCCGCCGAGGTCTTTACCTGACAGAGTTCGAGCAAGCCCGTCTTCCATGGACATCTTCTGAATTTGAGAAGCTCTTTCCTTCCACCAAGAACACTGTCATCAACGGCATCTATCTTTCACGCAATTTCCCCGGTCTCTATGCAAAGACAGTCAACATCGGTCGGCAAATACGCGATGCATACGAAGCAAAGTTCAAAGAATACGacgtcatcatcatgccaACAACACCCTTCGTCGCACCGCGTCATGGCTCACGAGAGTCTGTGCTCAAGTCATTCGAGCCGAGCATCGGGATGACGAATAAcactgccatcttcaacgtcACGGGTAATCCCGCTCTGTCGCTTCCTGTTGGTTGGTcaaaggctgttgatgatgagagtgtTTTGTTGCCAGTTGGATTACAGATCGTTGGTGGCCTCTGGCAAGAGAAAAAGGTTCTGAACGTTGCGAAAGCGCTAGAGAGTAGTTTTGACTGGGAGCAGGAGGGAAAGTCTACAGTTGAAGAGACGGAGGATGTGCTGAACGAGGTCCGACGCGTCAGAGAATCTTCACATCTGTAGAGGCCGGTGTTTGGCGCCTTTAGAAGGAGCATCACTATATTGTTATGCAGATTACCATTGATCATTTGCCGCGCGTGCTTGTTGAACGCTTTACATGACAAGTTACGGGATTTCGCCTAGACCTTCAGAATCTCATCTCGTCTTAGTCTAAAGCTGCTAATATCTCTTCGTAATTTTCTCTAGCTTTTGCAATATCGTCGAAACCTCTACGTACCCATCCCCGATCAAGTTGGCCGTTCTCCGGGATGATATGTGATTAACGCGATACCGTGTTATTTCTGCCCTATTCTGTTAGTTGATTATCTGCCCGCGATGACACCCCAAAGATAACGCTATCAGACGCTACTCCAAGCCTGCCCCACCCACGACTCCATGATAAACGATGCACTACCCCATTCGCCCCCTCCGTCACGATTCCACTCCAACTCTTGGAGTCATTGCTGCAGAATGGGTGATAACATCGGCACATACGACACTCCAAACAAGCGACAAAGAGTGGGTTACAATGGGGCTGGAGTCAATCTACGCATGTGTCCACATTGCGGGCGCACCTTCAAACGAACGGAGCATCTCGAGAGGCACGTCAGAACACGTGAGTCTTGTGATCTGATTGAAGATAGGGTAGCTGATTTGATGTAGATACCAAAGAGAAGCCGTTTTTGTGCCATTGCGGGGCGTCATTTGCAAGACGCGACCTGCTCACGCGTCATCAAAGGCTAGCCGAGCATGAGGGCGACGTCCCATCGCCTGAACCTGCCCAAGGTAATGTGACTGTCGTACAACAAGGGAATGATAGCATCGGTGATCCAGACTTGGCTGCGGCTGTGTCACTCTCCGGCCTAAGTGTTGACCCATGGTTCTGTGCAAGAACACAGCAGCCGATGCAGCTTCCTGTTGCTGTTCCTCAGACAGTGAATGAACAAGTGCAACATCAACCGAGTGCAGACGATGGTCAATTCGTTCCCAACTTTCTGTCACCACAGATGCTTGACAGCGGTCAGTACTCTCAGTCCCATCTATTTCTCGATCAACACAGCTGACTTAGAAAAGGCGTCGACTTTGACACCCACTTTCGCGAGTTCACCAGTTTCCTCGACGGCGTTGGACTCTCGGCTGAGTGGAGCCCTTTCTTCGGCGACCCTGACAGGCATGAGGAACCCATCGATCCCGGGCTTACGCAAGACGATAACGAAGAGACCTCTCCCCGGCAAGGAGCCCCAACCCGAGCTGGGACGCCTTTCAGCTCATGGCTTCCTTCTGCACCTACGGGTAATCGGATATCCAACTATGTCTCTGACACCGACAGTAAGTCTTGGCTTCAGACCTTGATCGACGTGATCACTCACACGGACAGATCCAAGGGCTATTGACCCTGAAACACGACCGTTCAAAGTCACCGAAGAGCAAAGATTGAAACTCAAAACATCTATCCTTGACCACTCGCATCTCCTGGACCCAGCCTTTTGTGTCCCATCGAGACACGCTCTCACGCGTTATGTGACCTCTTTCTTCGGCGGCTTTCATACCCATATGCCGTTCATTCACATACCGACATGGCAGATCAACGATCACTCACCTGAGTTGATCTTCGGCATCGCCGCCATCGGAGCGCAGTACTGTTTCGAGTCGAGAGCCTCAGAGAGATTGTTCTTCGCTGGAAAGGCTCTACTGATGGAGAGACTGAGAAGGGACGCACACTCATTTGGTGTGTCCTCAGTTCCTATACCGCATGCCGTGCCACATAATGGTCGTCGGAGCGATGCTGGCAACGATGCAGCGGTCGAAACTATCAGAGCTTTGATCACGCTCATGGGCTTCGCAACATGGGAACCCAAAGCATCAATGGTCCAGGAGTCCTTCGCATTGCAGGGCATTCTCACTCAGGTCCTTCGAAACTCTGGCCTTGAGGACGTCGATGAGCCCGCATCGCCAACACCATCAGATCAACCAAGCGACGGCAACTCACTCTGGCACGAATGGAAGACGTGGATTAAGCAAGAGTCGAACAGGCGCTCAAAGCTCATCGGCTTTTCCTTCCTTCATACCCACAGTATCGCTTACAACGTCTATCCAACACTCCGTAGTAACGAGATTGGTCTGCGACTACCATG includes these proteins:
- a CDS encoding hypothetical protein (At least one base has a quality score < 10), with the protein product MHHYTKEDVNPYFEFTLTFPRDPGQVTSEKEGRGVCYAYDPSSDKPVPSDFTITVKFPRASISCSHLPVPAVIQTRFPKVEDWQGFTYLIVRRRFFPSNDRGLQKGDQRCVVLEVLHQRAFSFIVELPIASCRESMGDQNLPGLFTYGYPCQPADVQEMKTLVDKKTGGDFPPCYAYDNDDAHITAINQSVIQDTLWVHREAELIAEERLLAYFVTPIRVISEGHAVHLVVLVPKAWRDLHDLAWLRLTAGNPLIKVKIHDISTPGHTGPALWTGKIIGSNNSAPELRTHPIQDHELIVRVRAASVPRILIRHYPNRRTADKALAQ
- a CDS encoding amidase, with amino-acid sequence MSVFFKEILPGNPVQAGDVEALLDPINLTIRPEESSEYQLLLAAVHDCAERVSNLPDYQPVPDIERFPRQNIHLPEEHEQSYGHAWAHRFIIEGDKSSRSALAGRSVCLKDCIAVAGVPQFFGSDAFPAWTPSTDATVVTRVLEAGAVITGTATCENFCNSTSSFTSAQGTIDNPRKEGYSAGGSTSGGAALVTGGLADIAIGTDQGGSIRVPASLCGCVGFKPTHGLVPYTGITSGDQIDDHAGPLARTVDEVAACLDVIAGYDGIDDRSLGAPSAGSFDFLGSLAGASVKNLRIGVLKEGYNNDLVQPGVKQTFFDTINRLKSLGATVEEVSIPLHKEGPSIWTIQQRISGSTGILGQANGRRGLYLTEFEQARLPWTSSEFEKLFPSTKNTVINGIYLSRNFPGLYAKTVNIGRQIRDAYEAKFKEYDVIIMPTTPFVAPRHGSRESVLKSFEPSIGMTNNTAIFNVTGNPALSLPVGWSKAVDDESVLLPVGLQIVGGLWQEKKVLNVAKALESSFDWEQEGKSTVEETEDVLNEVRRVRESSHL